The sequence below is a genomic window from Halosolutus gelatinilyticus.
ATACGCCCCGCCGCGATCTTCGCGCTGACCACGCCGTTCGCGCCGACCACGTCGCTTTTGCCGCCCGGAACCGAACGATCGATATGGAAACGCGGCTCGCCCTCGGCCACGTTCACATCAAGGTCCGTGAGCTCGATCGAGCCGTCGCGTTCTATATCGAGCACCTCGACCTCGAGGTCGCCGAGCGGTACGATCGGTTCGCGTTTCTCTCCTGGGGCCGGCGCCACCACGACGTCGCCCTCCAGGCGCTGGGTCCCGACGCGACCGCGCCGGGGGACGGAGTGGGCCTCTACCACGTCGCCTTCGAAGTCGACGGCGAGGACGCGCTCCGATCGGTCTACCGCGGACTCCGGGAAGCGGGCGTTCGCACGAGTCCCGTCGATCACGGCATCAGCAAGGCGCTGTACTTCTCGGACCCGGACGGCAACGGCATCGAGGTGTACGTCGACACCCGATCGGATGCCGACGAGGACTGGCGGGGCGTGTCCCTGCCGTTCGATCCCGAGGAATCGGGCGATGCCGAACCGCTCGGGGAGTAGGCGAATCCCGCGACGGATTGCGGAGCCCCCTCGATGCGCGGTTCAGTCGAGAATATCGCCGACTCGGCGCGGTTCGCCCTGCAGATTCGGCTGTTCGGCGACGATCTTCAGCACTTCGTGGTCAGTCACGTTATGGTACGGTTTGTCGATCGCCTCCTCGATTAGCTCTCGATCGAGGCGGAATTCGGTTCCTTCGTAGACGACGTCGACGCCATCGTCATCGAACGCGAGGGTCGTCATGCCGGGTTGTATGAGGCGAGATAATAAAAACGGGACGACTGCGGCGCTCGACGGGCCGTATCGCGGGCGAGTCGGCGTCGGTACCGATCGCCGCGGTGCGGACGTCGCGGCGGCGATCGATCGCGGGCCGGTTTCGGAGCGGCCCCGCTCACCTCGACCGAGTGTCACGACGGACCGCCGTCGCGTCTGCCGGGCGTCAGACGTCGCGCGAGGTTTAATAGTGGGCGTGCGCATTTGATGAGAGTGTGGCCATCACCAGGGATCCCCTCGACGAACTCGTCGTCCCGGATGGGACCGAAGCCAAGGAAGTCGCGTTAGAGACCGCTGGTGACATCCTCGTCGGCGGTCGGTCGACCGTCGAGTTCGGCGTGCGCGGCCGGAACGTCATCGCGGGCGAAGGGGTCCGGTTCGGCGGCGACATCGAGGCCGAAGGCGACTGTCGCCTCGACATGTTCTGCGAGGTCGCCAGCAACGTCCTCGTCGGCCAGGACGCGTACATCGGCGAGCGCGTTCACGTCGGCGGCGAGATGAAAGTCGCTGGCGACCTCGACATCGGCGACGACGTCGAGATCGAAGAGGGGTTCGAGGCCAACGGCTGGATCGTCATCCGGAATCCGATGCCGACGATCGTCTTCCTGTTCGTCTACCTCAAGCACCTCCTCTTGATCGGCGAGGAAGACGCCGCCCAGCAACTCGTCTCCGAACTCGTCGACGACGAGGACACCCCCGACGCGGAGCCGCTCGTGATCCCGCGAAACGCGACGGTCGGCGACGACGCCTGGCGCGTCTCGACGCCCGCGACGATCGGGTCCGACTGCCGGCTTCACGGAAACGTGCGGGCCAAATCGATCGACGCGGGCGCCGACTGCAACATTTTCGGCAGCCTCCGGGCCCGCAGCGACGTCGCCGTCGGCGAGCGGACGCGCATCCACGGCGATGTGACAACCCGGAACGGGGACGTCACGATCGCCGACGAAGCCCGCATTCTCGGCGACGTCTCCTGTCGAAACCTCGAACTCGGTCCGGAGGCCGAGGTCGACGGCACGATCCGCGCCGATGGCGAGATCACGATGAGAACGACGGAGCGAGAGATCGAGTGACCGGCCTCCTGGCCGGACAGCCGGCTGACAGCTCCGGTAACTACCCGTCGAGCGCACAACTGACGCGCTACTGACGATCGACGACCGCCGGCGCGGCCCGGCGATCGCGCTGCCGATCCGTTTCTCGTACCGATTTCTGCCCCCATTTTTAATAGTGATAATTGCGATACCAAGAACAGGCATGGTAATTGAAAGCATATCGCAGCAATGGAGGTATCCGTGCGATCTATCGTACTGACGAAGGGCGTGCCGGACTTCTCGGAGGGCGCCGTCTCCTTCGACGAGGACGGCCACTTAGAGCGGGGGAAGACGCCGACGGTGATGAATCCCAACGACGCGTTCGCCCTGGAGGCAGCCCTCCAGACGAAGGTTCGCCACGGCGGCCACGTCAGCGGAATGAGCATGGGACCGCCCGGCTACGGCGACGTCTTGCAGGGGGCGATGGAGTCGGTGTACACCGACGACAGCTACCTTCTCTCCGATCGGGAACTGGCCGCGTCCGACACGTGGGCGACGGCGATCACCTTAAGCGCGGGACTCGAAACCTATCAGGAGGATGTCGCCGACATCGACCTCGTCTTCGCCGGGTTCAAGACCGCCGACGGCGAGACCGGCCAGACCGGCCCGCAGACGTGCTGGGCGATGGATTGGCCGATCGTCACCCACGTCATCGCGCTGGACATCGACCCCGACGAGCGCCGGTTGCGCGCGAAGCGCCTGGTCGAGGGCGACGTCGACGAGGTCGAGACGGTCGAGGCGCCGCTGCCCTGTTTCGTCGTCACCGATCCCGAGTTCGAACCGACCTACCGGAAGGCGTCCCACCGACTGACCCACAAGCAACTCCGGAGAGAGACGCAGGAACGCGCGGCCAACCACGACGACGAGCACCTGACGACCTGGGATCACGAGGACCTGAACCTCGACCCCGATTACATCGGGCTCGACGGCTCGCCGACGATCGTCTCGTCGGTCGATCCGATCCCGAAAGCCCCCTCGGAACGGGAGGCGACGATGATCGACCCGGACGACGAGGGCGAACTAGCGCAGATTCTCGACGAAATGCAGCCGTACGCCGCGGGAGCGGGTGACTGATCATGACCGAAATCGACCCGGAGGAGTACGCGGTGGACGAACTGACCGAGGAACTGGACACCGTCGACGACGAGGAGGAACTGCAGGCGATCCTCGAAGCCGAACTGGCGGGCCAGGATCGCAAGACCGCCCGCGAGGCGATCCACAGGCGCCTCGACGCAATCGGTTCGGACGCCGAGGAGGGTGCCGACGAGTCCGAGGGCGTCGAGGAGGGGACCGAGACGGAAGGCGAGTACGAGGAGACGAAAGAGGACGTCGGCGAGGAGGCCGAGGGCGAGGAAGTGGACGAGGTGGACGGAGATGAGACAGACGCCGAGGAAGACGACGAAACTGCCGATGCCGACGAAAGCGACGAAGCCGAGGCGGACGACGGCCTCTCGAAGCCCACCCGGGACAAGAAACACATTCGCGCGCTCGAAGACGGGCACTACGAGGACATATGGGTGTTCTGTGAGACTCAGCAAGGCGAGTTGCTTGATGTCTCGAAGGAGATGCTTGGCAAGGCCCGCGAACTGATGGATCAGTTTGCCGAAGATTACGGCGACGAAGAACGCGTCGTCGCGTTCCTGATGGGCGACGACTGCGAGGGGCTCGCCGAGGAGTGCATCGCCTCCGGCGCCGACGTCGCGGTCTACCACGACGACGATCGGCTCGAAC
It includes:
- a CDS encoding electron transfer flavoprotein subunit beta/FixA family protein encodes the protein MRSIVLTKGVPDFSEGAVSFDEDGHLERGKTPTVMNPNDAFALEAALQTKVRHGGHVSGMSMGPPGYGDVLQGAMESVYTDDSYLLSDRELAASDTWATAITLSAGLETYQEDVADIDLVFAGFKTADGETGQTGPQTCWAMDWPIVTHVIALDIDPDERRLRAKRLVEGDVDEVETVEAPLPCFVVTDPEFEPTYRKASHRLTHKQLRRETQERAANHDDEHLTTWDHEDLNLDPDYIGLDGSPTIVSSVDPIPKAPSEREATMIDPDDEGELAQILDEMQPYAAGAGD
- a CDS encoding DUF5800 family protein, which translates into the protein MTTLAFDDDGVDVVYEGTEFRLDRELIEEAIDKPYHNVTDHEVLKIVAEQPNLQGEPRRVGDILD
- a CDS encoding polymer-forming cytoskeletal protein, which codes for MAITRDPLDELVVPDGTEAKEVALETAGDILVGGRSTVEFGVRGRNVIAGEGVRFGGDIEAEGDCRLDMFCEVASNVLVGQDAYIGERVHVGGEMKVAGDLDIGDDVEIEEGFEANGWIVIRNPMPTIVFLFVYLKHLLLIGEEDAAQQLVSELVDDEDTPDAEPLVIPRNATVGDDAWRVSTPATIGSDCRLHGNVRAKSIDAGADCNIFGSLRARSDVAVGERTRIHGDVTTRNGDVTIADEARILGDVSCRNLELGPEAEVDGTIRADGEITMRTTEREIE
- a CDS encoding VOC family protein, whose amino-acid sequence is METRLALGHVHIKVRELDRAVAFYIEHLDLEVAERYDRFAFLSWGRRHHDVALQALGPDATAPGDGVGLYHVAFEVDGEDALRSVYRGLREAGVRTSPVDHGISKALYFSDPDGNGIEVYVDTRSDADEDWRGVSLPFDPEESGDAEPLGE